The nucleotide window atataattacatataaaaaaatgtgcatatgtatataaatttttccattaattaaaaatagaaaaaaaaaaaaaaaaaattaattttatcaattatagaaatattgaaatatattatataattactatgcataaataagaatataatatatatatatatatatatatatatatatatatattttttttttttttcattttggatatgcttttattaaaatgatatgatttttattttgaatgTGTCTAAAGATTTCATCAACTATTGATATATTTCTAATatgatttaatataaaattaattttgatatataaatgtaaggaatattttgtttcatttaatttttgtgTGTGTAAAAATTTGGTGATTTTGTTGGATTCgtaatttttaaaaatttgtCTATCATAATGGTTATGTTGTTCTTCTTGTTGTTCGTCCGCAATATtagatattttatttttacttatttttgtttgttttttcatttttatgtttGTAGTTTTGATATGATCATCTGTGTTGtatattagaaaaatatCTACAGGTGATCCAGCTGATAAAaactttttaatataatttatttttctaattatatcattcatttcacaattataataaacttggattttttttgtttttgtaCATGGATCAAAATTGTAACTTCTTGGATGTGTATGAGTtgaatttttaatttgtgctatttgtttatttaataaacCATGTATTTTATGTGAATtgttcttatatatattgttattattaataatattattagtTAAGATGTCATTTTCCTTCTTATGGTTTgattgtatattatttttaatattttctatatgGTTTTGTCTTTCATTAATAAAAgttgtaaatttttttcttatattgTAAAATGTGTTCGTATGAgtaagaaaataataatttagGCATTTTAAATGTgtttcataatttttatatctttttaaattatccttttcatttttcaaatggctcctttttttatataacgGTAAGTTAACAAGGTGACAACAAAACAGCCtgttataattatatacatagTTCAATATGTGTATTGGATAAATaagtaatttttttttttttttatggaAAGCAATACAAGTGTTCattatatgaacaaaaaggtgtaaccatatatatatatatatatatatatatatatatattaaaccATTTTGTGAACTATTATTTTCTCCCTATGGGGGtctatacatatattaacaCAAAAAGgtatgaatataaaaaaaataaataagttatacatatatatgtgtttttttataaataaattataaaatgataaaataataaaaaataaaatgttaacttttagatataaaaaaaaataaacatatatattgtacacatatatatatttacgatataaaaatatgtattttatttaatgcattatatatatatatatatatatattatatgtacaatatattatatatatatatgttttcCCGTATGATATAATGGGCAgtgataatatatgaatagagttacaataaaatgtatatttataattcgtaatacaattattatatgttaatagtatattttaaaaaaatgggAGAAAGATTtattgaagaaaaaataattcataaCTTCCATATGAAGAGAATTTTTGTGTGCGTACtttattttccatattgtttaaaagaaatttaagaaataatatgaatattatatatcttaaGAGAGTATATAAAGTAACAcacaataaataaaataaaataataaaagtgtaacattaaaaataaatataaataaataaataaataaacaaatatatatatatatatatttatagtataaatatattgtattataCCAGTTTTAAAACTACTTGTgcataaaaaataaaaacattttaaagGAATGTAATACAATGCGATAATATGTTTAAAgcaatataatatacaataataaataaatataaataaataaatatatatatatatatatatatcaaattaCGAGTGGTATAATATCTAATACAGAAAATTGGTTCATCAatgtatatgtaaaataaatcaaatatatatatatatatatatatataatatcatttgTAAACATGGGATTGATATTTTCATCGATATTTTCTCGGTTGTTCTCAAATAAAGAGGTCAGAATATTAATCTTAGGTTTAGACAATGCAGGAAAAACTACGATATTAAATAGATTACAACTAGGAGAAGTAATACAAACCATTCCTACTATTGGTTTTAATGTGGAGACAgttaattataaaaatttgaAATTACAAGTATGGGATTTAGGAGGACAATCATCCATTAGACCATATTGGAgatgttattataaaaatacgaatgcaattatttatgttattgATAGTTCAGATAGTGAAAGATTAAATAGTAcaaaatatgaaattaatatgatattaaaagaaatagaTTTAGAAGGTGTTCTCTTAGTTATTTTTGCTAATAAGCAAGATATACAAAATGCTCTTTCTATTGCTCAAATATCAAAAGATTTAAATTTAACATCAATAAGAGATAGACAATGGGCAATTTTTAGTACAAGTGCTACTAAAAATATTGGTATTACTGAGGCACTAGATTGGCTAGtcaataatattaaataaaaaatcatGTAATAATTACACCGTttctttccttttttaaGTATATTCATAgaaatgttatataattaacacaaacatatatatatatatatattgaacATATTAATGAcatatttgttttaatttgtaataagtttttatttatacatttttaaaccttatatatatatatatatatatatatatatatatatttcatcaTTCTTATGAATAGTATTTGTAAAAACCTTCCTCTCCATTTATGAATTAATTTTAACTATATGTAATATGTTTAAATTATGAAATtgtacaaataaaaatattttattaaattctattatattaatatattcattttttttgggGGTACACCCTTTTAAACATTTTgttaagaaatatatataaatatattttatatatattttttatttttttatttaaaaattttttttttgtttattgttttattaattGTTATAGTATCATATAAGATTTACACCTTATTAGTTATccataatttaattttttttttttttttaaatcaatatataaaaatatgatattattataagtttaaaaagtatatttttttttttttttttcttttttttaaatatgtgGTAGGGGCTTCTATAAActttttttcctttttttttttttttcttcccaaataattttgttaaCAATCATAAggtaattttttttttgaactATCTTAATGACAATATGATAGTCAAGAGAAAAATAGGTTTTCCCATTATATCCATAAGTCGTAGATAGTAGGATCATACAAAAAAAGCagttaaatatattatatgattatatagtatataaattaatacatgaactaataataatataaataaataaataaatatatatatatatttatgtttcTTTTCAGCTTTAGTACTTCTTTGATTAAAGCAAAAATAGATATCCTGGAAAATTATGCGAAAAAGAACCAGTTACACAAATTAAGAATGGATGACCTTTTTGAGGTTTTTAAATTGTaccttttttaatttaataaaaaatgagataaatttatatgattttttttatttttttatcttttatcaaaatgtatatatatattatattatatatatatttttatttattttgtatagATCCAAGACAGATGAAGACTATAAGCTATCCTTACATTTATTGAATGTATACTACAATTTTGGGAGAAATTTAAATACACAGCAAGATgttaatttgttttttatttttattttaagaACAAATCAATTAAATGAAGCAAAAGATGTAATacaaaaatttaatatacatatatatatatatatatatatatatatatatatatatatatatatatattaatgcatatatatattttttttttttttttttttttttttttgttatagcttttgaaatattttaatggATGGCTCCTATGTCCTCCTtctaataaatatatattactatgTATGGAAGAATTTTTTaagaaacaaaaatattatgatgtTAGGGAAATTTTTTCCTTCGTCAGAGAAAATaggtaaaaaaaagaatttatattatactactatatatatatatatatatatatatatatatatatatatgtattcatttatttattttatttttctatttttttgttaGCCAAATTAAGTTGGATAGTTCATTTTATGgaataacaataaaatcAATGCTTATGTTGAAGAATCATTCCATTGAGGAAGCTATAATAGTTaacattttaaaagaatgaaatatgaaaaaaaaaaaaaatgtatttttttatcttaaTAACATAAgatatacatacatatatatatatatatttatttatttatttttttagatttataatgattcatataatatgtcTATATACTTAACAAATGAAATAcacaattttttattaggtaatatatatgtaagtgaaaaaaatatatatgtaatcatataatatatgtgttaatttatttttattattctttttttatatgttagagcataatttatattattatcataaagCGAGGTGTAAAGAGGAAACATCGgtaacataatataatatataattctaaataattttaattaaaaatttgtattgaaatgtatataaataaataaataaatatatatatatatatatatatatatatatatgcgtatttttttttttttttttctttttttttttaaggaGAATATTAGAGCATTGGAATATTATGAAGggaacataaaaaatattatcgtaatgaaataagaatatatgttgatatatatatatataaattgcacatatatattgttctatcctttaattaatatatttttcttttcttttttttaccACTTATTTCAGATAAGACtaataaatgaattaatgaaaaatagGAGATCTGTAAAAATGTCCTCAAAAAGTTTAAGTTTATTTGCTTGGACTCACATTTATTTTGacataaaagaaattattaagTATAAAATAACCAAAAGAGgaataaaagaaaataaatcaaaagaagaaaaatataattatgattttatgtaaataataaaacttataataacatttgcatttcatttatttttaattattttttttcttttagTAAATCTAATCATACTTTGATGGATGTTAAGGAATGTAGAAGTTGGTTGGATATATTTAAGTTGTCTTGTTTATACAACCAAATACCAGAATggtaaaataaatataaaatataataaagaatgataaaattaaatatatttatatgtgaACCTATACActatatatacatatatatattacaccatgttttatatttcatttcactttattatattatattatattatattttttgttcttttttttaagttaTTGTGGTCCTTTTTCAGAGCTGTTcaaagatatattaatcGATATGAAGGAAGATAAGGATGCAATCAAGGtttgataataaaaaaNNNNNNNNNNNNNNNNNNNNNNNNNNNNNNNNNNNNNNNNNNNNNNNNNNNNNNNNNNNNNNNNNNNNNNNNNNNNNNNNNNNNNNNNNNNNNNNNNNNNNNNNNNNNNNNNNNNNNNNNNNNNNNNNNNNNNNNNNNNNNNNNNNNNNNNNNNNNNNNNNNNNNNNNNNNNNNNNNNNNNNNNNNNNNNNNNNNNNNNNNNNNNNNNNNNNNNNNNNNNNNNNNNNNNNNNNNNNNNNNNNNNNNNNNNNNNNNNNNNNNNNNNNNNNNNNNNNNNNNNNNNNNNNNNNNNNNNNNNNNNNNNNNNNNNNNNNNNNNNNNNNNNNNNNNNNNNNNNNNNNNNNNNNNNNNNNNNNaaaaaaaaaaaaaaaaaaaaaaaaaaaaaaaaaaaaaaaacaaaaaaaaaaaacaacaaATTAGAAAATTGCTTAAGTTTTACATGTTAgacatatattttattttattttctatagGCATTAGAATATGTtagtatttattttaaagaagaatgataataatctagtttattattattattattattatttatttatttaatttgttttttatttattattttttttttttggtcttgttttaattaatttatttgtttgtttttcatttttttttttttttttttgctttttcttatgtaaaatataaacatattattatataaaatatatcataattaagcaataatttaatttaaataattacacatatattatataataatgtgaatataaaaaacttaacaaataatattatttataaaaaatata belongs to Plasmodium reichenowi strain SY57 chromosome 10, whole genome shotgun sequence and includes:
- a CDS encoding hypothetical protein (conserved Plasmodium protein, unknown function), whose amino-acid sequence is MNTCIAFHKKKKKLLIYPIHILNYVYNYNRLFCCHLVNLPLYKKRSHLKNEKDNLKRYKNYETHLKCLNYYFLTHTNTFYNIRKKFTTFINERQNHIENIKNNIQSNHKKENDILTNNIINNNNIYKNNSHKIHGLLNKQIAQIKNSTHTHPRSYNFDPCTKTKKIQVYYNCEMNDIIRKINYIKKFLSAGSPVDIFLIYNTDDHIKTTNIKMKKQTKISKNKISNIADEQQEEQHNHYDRQIFKNYESNKITKFLHTQKLNETKYSLHLYIKINFILNHIRNISIVDEIFRHIQNKNHIILIKAYPK
- a CDS encoding ADP-ribosylation factor, putative, which codes for MGLIFSSIFSRLFSNKEVRILILGLDNAGKTTILNRLQLGEVIQTIPTIGFNVETVNYKNLKLQVWDLGGQSSIRPYWRCYYKNTNAIIYVIDSSDSERLNSTKYEINMILKEIDLEGVLLVIFANKQDIQNALSIAQISKDLNLTSIRDRQWAIFSTSATKNIGITEALDWLVNNIK
- a CDS encoding hypothetical protein (conserved Plasmodium protein, unknown function) is translated as MIVKRKIGFPIISISRRYFSTSLIKAKIDILENYAKKNQLHKLRMDDLFEVFKLSKTDEDYKLSLHLLNVYYNFGRNLNTQQDVNLFFIFILRTNQLNEAKDLLKYFNGWLLCPPSNKYILLCMEEFFKKQKYYDVREIFSFVRENSQIKLDSSFYGITIKSMLMLKNHSIEEAIIIYNDSYNMSIYLTNEIHNFLLEHNLYYYHKARCKEETSENIRALEYYEGNIKNIIIRLINELMKNRRSVKMSSKSLSLFAWTHIYFDIKEIINKSNHTLMDVKECRSWLDIFKLSCLYNQIPECYCGPFSELFKDILIDMKEDKDAIKALEYVSIYFKEE